From the Plasmodium reichenowi strain SY57 chromosome Unknown, whole genome shotgun sequence genome, the window ttatataatataaatagcATAAAGGATgatattatgaatatgtGGAAATctgtaaataatataaaacaaaaattttCTAGAAATTTACCActaaaagaaaaattatttcaaATGGAAAAGATGTTActtgatataaataatattatgaatgAAACGAAAAGAATATCAAACACAGATGCATATACTAATATAACTCTCCAGGatattgaaaataataaaaataaagaaaataataatatgaatattaaaacaattgataaattaatagatgatataaaaatacataatga encodes:
- a CDS encoding reticulocyte binding protein 2b; translation: LYNINSIKDDIMNMWKSVNNIKQKFSRNLPLKEKLFQMEKMLLDINNIMNETKRISNTDAYTNITLQDIENNKNKENNNMNIKTIDKLIDDIKIHNEKIQ